One genomic region from Osmerus eperlanus chromosome 6, fOsmEpe2.1, whole genome shotgun sequence encodes:
- the LOC134022153 gene encoding actin-related protein 2-B, translating into MDSQGRKVVVCDNGTGFVKCGYAGSNFPEHIFPALVGRPIIRSTAKVGNIEIKDLMVGDEASELRSMLEVNYPMENGIVRNWDDMKHLWDYTFGPEKLNIDSRNCKILLTEPPMNPTKNREKIIEVMFETYQFTGVYIAIQAVLTLYAQGLLTGVVVDSGDGVTHICPVYEGFSLPHLTRRLDIAGRDITRYLIKLLLLRGYAFNHSADFETVRMMKENLCYVGYNIEQEQKLALETTVLVESYTLPDGRVIKVGGERFEAPEALFQPHLINVEGVGVAELLFNTIQAADIDTRSEFYKHIVLSGGSTMYPGLPSRLERELKQLYLERVLKGDVDKLSKFKIRIEDPPRRKHMVFLGGAVLADIMKDKDNFWLTREEYQEKGVRVLEKLGVTVR; encoded by the exons ATGGACAGCCAGGGGAGGAAAGTGGTGGTTTGTGACAATGGAACTGGG TTTGTGAAGTGTGGTTATGCAGGGTCCAACTTCCCAGAGCACATTTTCCCTGCACTGGTGGGCAGGCCCATTATCCGCTCCACAGCTAAAGTGGGAAATATAGAAATCAAG GATCTAATGGTTGGGGATGAGGCCAGCGAGCTGCGCTCCATGTTGGAGGTGAACTACCCCATGGAGAACGGCATTGTCAGGAACTGGGACGACATGAAACACCTGTGGGACTATACCTTTGGTCCCGAGAAGCTCAACATTGACTCACGCAACTGCAAGATCCTGCTCACCGAGCCACCGATGAACCCCACCAAGAACAGGGAGAAGATcatcgag GTGATGTTTGAGACGTACCAGTTTACAGGGGTCTACATTGCTATCCAAGCTGTGCTAACCCTATATGCTCAAG GCCTATTAACTGGTGTGGTGGTGGACTCGGGCGATGGCGTCACCCACATCTGCCCTGTGTACGAGGGCTTCAGCCTGCCCCATCTGACACGACGCCTAGACATTGCCGGGAGGGACATCACCCGCTACCTCATCAAG TTATTGCTCCTGAGGGGCTATGCCTTCAACCACTCGGCCGACTTTGAAAcggtgaggatgatgaaggagAATCTGTGCTACGTGGGCTACAACATCGAGCAGGAGCAGAAGCTGGCCCTGGAGACCACCGTGCTGGTGGAGTCCTACACG CTGCCTGATGGTAGGGTGATCAAGGTGGGAGGTGAGAGGTTTGAGGCCCCTGAGGCTCTGTTCCAACCCCACCTCATCaacgtggagggggtgggggtagcaGAGCTTCTCTTCAACACCATCCAGGCAGCAGACATCGACACCAG GTCTGAGTTCTACAAACACATTGTGTTGTCGGGGGGCTCCACCATGTACCCCGGCCTGCCCTCTcgactggagagagagctcaAGCAGCTCTACCTGGAGCGCGTGCTGAAAGGAGACGTCGATAAGCTCTCG AAATTTAAGATCCGCATCGAGGACCCTCCTCGGCGTAAACACATGGTTTTCCTGGGAGGGGCTGTGCTTGCAGACATCATGAAGGACAAGGACAACTTCTGGCTCACCAGGGAGGAGTACCAAGAGAAGGGCGTACGAGTGCTTGAGAAACTCGGAGTCACCGTCAGAtaa